One Haladaptatus sp. R4 DNA window includes the following coding sequences:
- a CDS encoding AbrB/MazE/SpoVT family DNA-binding domain-containing protein — MSKGAPLMYADTRTVQAGDGCNLVTIPKDLVEAFDIESGDELLFSVQRGDEGILIRPAEQFRPQYE, encoded by the coding sequence ATGAGCAAGGGCGCACCGTTGATGTACGCGGATACGCGCACCGTGCAAGCGGGCGATGGCTGTAACTTGGTGACGATTCCGAAGGACCTCGTCGAGGCCTTCGACATCGAATCGGGCGACGAACTCCTCTTCAGCGTTCAGCGAGGAGACGAGGGCATCCTGATTCGCCCCGCCGAGCAATTCCGACCACAGTATGAGTAG